The following are encoded in a window of Sphaerisporangium siamense genomic DNA:
- the trpC gene encoding indole-3-glycerol phosphate synthase TrpC → MSVLDEILDGVRADLADRQRDVSLTELQERAQRAPATKDVYAALGGDKVSVIAEVKRSSPSKGALAAIADPAALASDYEAGGAHVISVLTERRRFGGSLEDLAAVRAAVDIPILRKDFVVTSYQLWEARAYGADLALLIVAALDQNALISLIERAESIGLAPLVEVHTEEELDRALDAGARIIGVNARDLKTLEVDRDVFARLAPKIPDGVIKIAESGVRGPHDLLAYARAGADAVLVGESLVTGKDPRAAVVDLVTAGAHPASRFDNGPERQQ, encoded by the coding sequence CCTGGACGGCGTGCGTGCCGACCTCGCCGATCGGCAGCGTGACGTGTCGTTGACCGAGCTCCAGGAGCGCGCCCAGCGCGCGCCGGCCACCAAGGACGTCTACGCCGCGCTCGGCGGCGACAAGGTCTCGGTCATCGCCGAGGTCAAGCGGTCCAGCCCCTCCAAGGGCGCGCTGGCCGCCATCGCCGACCCCGCGGCGCTCGCGAGCGACTACGAGGCGGGCGGCGCGCACGTCATCAGCGTGCTCACCGAGCGCCGCCGCTTCGGCGGCAGCCTGGAGGACCTGGCCGCGGTCCGCGCCGCGGTCGACATCCCCATCCTCCGCAAGGACTTCGTCGTCACCTCCTACCAGCTGTGGGAGGCCCGCGCGTACGGCGCCGACCTCGCGCTCCTCATCGTGGCGGCCCTCGACCAGAACGCTTTGATCTCATTGATCGAAAGGGCCGAGTCGATCGGCCTCGCGCCGCTGGTCGAGGTGCATACTGAGGAGGAGCTCGACCGGGCTCTGGACGCCGGCGCGCGCATCATCGGCGTGAACGCGCGCGACCTCAAAACCCTTGAGGTCGACCGCGACGTGTTCGCCAGGCTGGCCCCCAAGATCCCGGACGGCGTCATCAAGATCGCCGAGTCCGGTGTCCGGGGCCCGCACGACCTGCTGGCCTACGCCCGCGCGGGCGCCGACGCCGTGCTCGTGGGCGAGAGCCTGGTCACCGGCAAGGACCCGCGGGCCGCCGTGGTCGACCTGGTCACGGCCGGAGCGCACCCCGCGTCCCGATTCGACAACGGACCCGAGAGGCAGCAGTGA
- the trpB gene encoding tryptophan synthase subunit beta, with amino-acid sequence MITAADLAGNGAAGDDPDVRGRFGVFGGRFVPEALIPALDEVAKAYEDAKSDVAFLREFDHLLRTYAGRPTAVTEVRRFSEVAGGARVLLKREDLTHTGAHKINNVLGQALLTKRLGKSRVIAETGAGQHGVATATACALLGLECVIYMGEVDCERQALNVARMKLLGARVVPVANGSRTLKDAINEAFRDWVTNVDSTHYLFGTVAGPHPFPEIVRDFARIIGVEARRQVLELTGRLPDAVAAAVGGGSNAIGIFHAFIGDEGVALHGYEAGGHGLASGEHALTLTEGSIGVLHGARTYVLQDDEGQTIESHSISAGLDYPGVGPEHAWLKDSGRATYHGVTDAEAMEAFSVLARTEGIIPAIESAHALAGAIKLGRELGPEATILVNLSGRGDKDMGTAMKYFNL; translated from the coding sequence CTGATCACCGCGGCCGACCTCGCCGGCAACGGCGCGGCAGGCGACGATCCCGACGTCCGCGGGCGATTCGGGGTGTTCGGCGGCAGATTCGTGCCCGAAGCCCTGATCCCCGCCCTCGACGAGGTCGCCAAGGCCTACGAGGACGCCAAGTCCGACGTCGCGTTCCTGCGCGAGTTCGACCACCTGCTGCGCACCTACGCCGGGCGGCCCACCGCCGTGACCGAGGTCCGCAGGTTCTCCGAGGTCGCCGGCGGCGCCCGCGTTCTGCTCAAGCGCGAGGACCTCACGCACACCGGCGCCCACAAGATCAACAACGTGCTCGGCCAGGCCCTGCTCACCAAGCGCCTCGGCAAGAGCCGCGTGATCGCCGAGACCGGCGCCGGCCAGCACGGCGTCGCCACCGCGACCGCCTGCGCGCTGCTCGGCCTCGAATGCGTCATCTACATGGGCGAGGTCGACTGCGAGCGCCAGGCGCTCAACGTCGCCCGCATGAAGCTCCTCGGCGCCCGGGTCGTCCCCGTCGCCAACGGCAGCCGCACGCTCAAGGACGCCATCAACGAGGCCTTCCGCGACTGGGTCACCAACGTCGACTCCACGCACTACCTGTTCGGCACCGTCGCCGGCCCCCACCCGTTCCCCGAGATCGTCCGCGACTTCGCGCGCATCATCGGCGTCGAGGCCCGCCGCCAGGTCCTGGAGCTGACCGGCCGGCTGCCCGACGCCGTCGCCGCGGCCGTCGGCGGCGGCTCCAACGCCATCGGCATCTTCCACGCCTTCATCGGCGACGAGGGCGTCGCCCTGCACGGCTACGAGGCGGGCGGCCACGGCCTCGCGTCCGGCGAGCACGCCCTCACCCTCACCGAGGGCTCGATCGGCGTCCTGCACGGCGCGCGCACCTACGTCCTGCAGGACGACGAGGGCCAGACCATCGAGTCCCACTCGATCTCCGCGGGCCTGGACTACCCCGGCGTCGGCCCCGAGCACGCCTGGCTGAAGGACTCCGGCCGCGCGACCTACCACGGCGTCACCGACGCCGAGGCGATGGAGGCCTTCTCCGTCCTCGCGCGCACCGAGGGCATCATCCCGGCCATCGAGTCGGCGCACGCCCTCGCCGGGGCGATCAAGCTCGGCCGCGAGCTGGGCCCCGAGGCCACCATCCTGGTGAACCTCTCGGGCCGCGGCGACAAGGACATGGGCACCGCCATGAAATATTTCAACCTGTAG